From the Alkaliphilus flagellatus genome, the window GGCGAATCCTGTTGGGAATAATAGGATGTTAGTTAATTTACTTAAGATGCGAGTTGCACAACTATTAAAGAAACCTACAGTTTTATATGCAGTTTCTGCAGGTCCATTTAATGATGTAAAAACAAGTGAATTAGCAAAAATAACTTTTGAAAGTTTTAGTTTAGTTACTATTCGTGAACCAGAAACAACTAAAAGGTTAAGAAGTATTGGATTTAATATAGATAATACTAAACAATTTCCATGCACTTCATATTTATTTCAACCAGCTGATGTAAATAAAGCAGAATCTATTTTAAAAAGTGAACAAATTATGAATTCTCAAAAACCAATAATAGGTATGATTGTATGTGGATTTAATCTTACACTACCATATGATAAATGGCCTCGTGATGATAAAGAATATAATGAATTTGCTCTTGTTATAGAATATATTGTAAATAACTTAGGAGCTAGAGTTGTTCTTATGTCACATAGTAATGGGTTTGATTTACCACCAAATTTTAAACTTAAACCAGGAAGAGATTATAATGTTATAAAACAATTACAAGAAGTAGTTGCTAAGCGACAAATAGTAAAAGATATGAAAGATGTATTGTGTATAAATAATGCCTATATACCAAAAGAAACAAAAGCAATTATTGGACAATTCGATATGCTAGTAACTGGAAGAGTGCACGCATCAGTTGCTTCTGTTTCACAATGTATACCAACTGTATTTGTAACATATGAGAAAGAAGAAGATACTGGTAAAACTTTGGGCTTTGCTTCATTATCCGGTCTACAAGATTATGTAGCAAAACCTAATGCAAATGATATGATAAAAAAGATAGAAGATTGTTTTAATAATAAGGAAAAAATTGCAGAAAGCTTAAAAGAACGTATACCTGTAGTTCAAGATATAACTAAAAAAGGAATCGATGCTTTAAAAGAGCTTTTATAATATAAAAATTTAGTCTAGAGAAAAAGAGTGATATAAATTGAAAATTGCAATAATGCAACCATATTTCTTTCCTTATCTAGGATATTTTAGTTTAATAAGGCATACTAATAAATTTATTTTATTCGATACAGTTCAATTTATTAAGCATGGATGGATTGAAAGAAATAGAATATTGAAACCTAATTTTGGATGGCAATATATAGGAGTACCATTAGTTAAACATAGTAGAGATACTAAAATTAATGATATAGCAATTAATGATAATTTTGATTGGCGTGATAAAATATTAAGACAATTGGAGCATTATAAAAAGAGAGCTCCTTTTTATAGACAAACAATAGAGCTAGTTAGAGAAGCACTTAATATAGAAACACAAAGTATAGTAAAATTAAATGAAAATATATTAAAAGTTGTTTGTAACAGTATGAATATAGATCTAGATGTTGAGATTTTTTCAGAAATGGATTTAAGTATTAATAACCCAAATGAGCCAGATGAATGGGCACTTAATATTTGTAAGTCAATTGGAAATATTGAAGAGTATTGGAATCCAGAAGGTGGTTTAAAATTTTTCAATTGTAAAAAGTATGAAGAAGAAGGAATAAAAATAAATTTTTTAAAAATGAATCTTTGGAAATATTCACAGAGAAGAAAAGAATTTGAAACAGGTTTATCAATTATTGATGTTATGATGTTTAACGAAATAAATGAAATAAATAAAATGCTAGACGATTATGAACTTTTATAAAGGAGATATAAATGAACCGGAATATTAAAAACTATCAATTTAAAGGTTATAAAATTGTGAGAGCTGTAAAAATTGATGAGATATATAATATTCTTTATGACTTTGATAATATATTTAAACCATCCTTATCAAATAGAATTATAGACTTATATGGTTATGCAGAAAAATTGTTAAGAAATGCCATAACTTTTTATATAATTGAAGAACAAGTTATAGTCGGGTTTGTTGCTTTTTATACCAATAATAAAAACAATAAAGAAGCATATATAACTCAAATAGGAGTAAAGGATAAATCACAAAATAGAAATATAGGTAAAACTTTATTAGAATTGTGTATTAAAATATCTAAGAGCAATGGTATGAAAAGCATTAAACTAGAAGTATTTAATAATAATGAGAAAGCTATTAATTTCTATAAAAAAAATGGATTTAATTTTTTTGGACAAGCATCTAACGATTCAATATATATGATAAAACATTTACATTAGAGGTGTAATAAATGAGTAATTTTATTCAAGTAACTCGCTCCTCAATGCCAAACTTTGATGAGTACATAGAAGAAATTAAAGATTTATGGGATAGTCAGTGGTTAACTAATATGGGCAATAAACATAATAAGTTAGAAGCAGAATTAGTTAAGTATTTAGGAACTTCAAATATTTCACTTTTTACAAATGGACATCTTGCATTAGAGTGTGCAATAGCAGCACTTAATCTTACAGGAGAAGTTATAACAACTCCATTTACATTTGTATCAACAACTCATGCTATTCTTAGAAATGGATTAGAACCGGTATTTTGCGATATAAATCCATATGATTATACTATTGATATTGATAAGCTTGAGAGTCTTATTACATATAAAACTTCAGCAATTATACCTGTTCATGTATATGGGAATGTTTGTAATGTCGCTGAGATTGAAAGGATAGCAAAAAAATATAACTTGAAAGTCATTTATGATGCTGCTCATGCATTCGGAGTATCAATTAACGATGTAGGTATTGGTAATTTTGGAGATGCTTCTATGTTTAGTTTTCATGCTACAAAGGTATTTAATACTATTGAAGGTGGTGCAGTAACTTTTAAAGATGAGAACTTTAAAAATAAGCTTAATAGTATAAAAAATTTTGGTATTACGGGACCAGAATCAATTGAAGATATTGGTATAAATGCAAAAATGAATGAATTTCAAGCTGCAATGGGGATTTGTAATCTTAAAAGTATAGATAAAAATATAAGTAAGAGAAAAGATATAGTAGAAAGATATATTGAAAATCTTACTAATATTAAAGGAGTTAAATTAATAAAAGAACAAAAAAATGTTAAAAGCAATTATTCCTATTTTCCGGTTGTATTTGATGGATATAAGATAAGTAGAGATAAGGTATACCAGCTATTAAAACAAAATAATATAATTGCAAGAAAATATTTCTATCCATTGACAAATACTCTTGATTGTTATAAAGGAAGATTTAATATTGAAGATACTCCTATTGCTAAATATATAGCTGATAGAGTTTTATGTCTTCCTCTTTATTCAGATTTATCAATAGAGCATGTTGATAGAATTTGCAATGTTATTAAAGCTAGATAATAGAGCTATAGGAGATGAATATATATGAAAGGCATAATTTTAGCAGGTGGTAGTGGTTCTAGACTCTACCCCATAACAAAAGGAATAAGTAAACAGTTATTACCTATATATGATAAACCAATGATTTATTATCCATTATCTGTACTTATGTTGTCCAAAATACAAGAAGTTCTTATTATTTCTAATCCAGAATATATAGATTTTTATAAGAGTCTTCTAGGTGATGGTTCTCATTTAGGTATGAGGTTTGAATATAAAATTCAAGAAAAACCTCGTGGACTTGCAGATGCTTTTATAGTAGGAGAAGAATTCATTGGTAAGGATAGCGTTTGCCTTATATTAGGTGACAATATTTTTTATGGACAAGGCTTTGTTCCAAAGCTTGTTAATGCATCAAATATTAAAGACGGAGCTACTATTTTTGGATATTATGTTCCAGATTCTAGAGAATTTGGAGTTGTCGAGTTTGACAAAAATTACAATGTACTTTCTATAGAAGAAAAGCCAGAAGAACCTAAGTCACATTATGCTGTGCCGGGACTTTATTATTATGATAATAGTGTAATAGAGAGAGCTAAAAGTCTTAAACCTTCAGCTCGTGGTGAAATCGAAATAACCGATTTAAATAGAGAATATCTTAATGAAGGAAAACTCAAAGTTGAATTGTTAGGCAGAGGGTTTGCTTGGTTAGATACTGGTACTTACGACGGACTTGCTAATGCATCTAATTTTGTTAGAACAATGCAAGAGAGAACGGGGCTTTATATTAGCTGCCTTGAAGAGATTGCCTATAGAAATAGTTGGATTAGTAAAGAAGATTTAATGTCATTAGGAAATGAATATGAGAAAACTGAATATGGCAAATACTTGTTAAGTATCGCAGGAGATACGGAATATTAGTATAATTTTGGAGGAATATCTATGAATATTTTAGTTACAGGTGGAGCTGGATTTATCGGTTCTAACTTTATAAAATATATGCTTTCTAGTTATGATTATAAAATAATTAATTTAGATTTATTGACTTATGCAGGAAATCTTAAAAATCTTGAAGATGTTTCAGCAAATCATAATTATCATTTTATAAAAGGTGATATCTGTGATAGAGATTTACTTTATGATATTTTTAGAAAATTTGAGATAGATGTAGTTATAAATTTTGCAGCAGAATCCCACGTAGATAGAAGTATTGTGGAGCCTGAGATTTTTTTAAGGACTAATGTTCTAGGTACTCAAGCTTTATTAGATAGTGCTAAAAATTATTGGAAATTAGATCCTTCTGATAAGTACAGCAGAGAATTTAAAGAAGGAGTTAAATATATACAAATATCAACTGATGAGGTATATGGTTCATTAGGCCCTGAAGGATACTTTACAGAAGATACAAATATAGCTCCTAATAGTCCATATTCAGCATCTAAAGCATCAGCGGATATGCTAGTAAGAGCTTATTATGAAACTTATGGACTACCTATAAATATAACTCGTTGTTCTAATAACTATGGACCTTATCAATTCCCGGAAAAATTAATTCCTCTGATGATTAATAATGTATTAAAGAGTAAAGCTCTGCCTATATACGGAGATGGAAAGCAAATAAGAGATTGGCTGCATGTAAAAGATCACTGTATAGCTATAGATACAGTTCTGCATAAGGGCAGAATAGGGGAGGTATACAATGTTGGTGGGAATAATGAAAAGAAAAATATTGAAATTGTAAGGCTAATTTTAAATAAACTTGGAAAAAATGAGAATTTAATAACCTATGTAGAAGATAGATTGGGACACGATAGAAGATATGCTATAGATAATGCTAAAATAACCAGTGAATTAGGCTGGAAGCCTGTATATACATTTGAAGAAGGTATGGATATGACTATTAAATGGTATTTAGATAACAAAGAGTGGTTGGAAGAAATTGTTTCGAAAGAATATGAGAAGTATTATGAAAAAATGTATTCTAATAAATAGATGATACATAGTTTAGGATTATGCAACTATTCTTAATAGGTACAAATATTAGTGCCTTATAAGTATATAGGATTGAGATGTTCAATAACGCATGTATGTGTATATATTAAGGTGTAAATTTATATGGGGGACAACATGAACAGAAATATATTTAATAATTATAAGTTATGGCTCGAAAGTCCTTTTATAGATGAAGTAACAAAAATAGAACTTGAGAGTATAAAGGAAGATAAAAAAGAAATAGAAGACAGATTCTTTAAAGAATTAGAATTCGGAACTGCAGGACTTAGAGGAGTTATAGGTGCAGGAACTAATAGAATTAATAAGTATACTGTAAGGAAAGTAACTCAAGGACTTGCTGATTACATAAAAACTACAGGAGAATCTGGGAAATCTAGAGGTGTAGTTATTGCTTATGACTCTAGAAGAATGTCTATGGAATTTGCTGAGGAAACGGCATTAGTTTTAGCTGGTAATGGAATTAAATCATATCTTTTTAAAGATTTAAGACCAACACCACAGCTTTCATTTGCCATTAGATATTTAAACTGTATTTCCGGAATAGTAATTACTGCAAGTCATAATCCTAAAGAATACAACGGATATAAAGTATATTGGGAAGATGGTGCACAAATAGCTGCTAAAGAGGCAGAAGGGATTATTGACTCAATAGCTTGTGTAAAAGATTTTGGAAGTATTAAGATGCTAGAAAAAGGTGAAGCAAAAGGTAAAGGATTATTGGTATATTTAGATGAAATAATAGATACTGCATATATAGAAGAAGTTAAGAAGCAATCACTAAGAAGAGATATAGTAAAAAATATATCTGATGATTTTAAAGTAGTATTTACTCCTTTACATGGAACAGGAAATATACCTGTGAGGCGAGTGTTAAATGAGATTGGATTTAAAAATGTATTAGTAGTTCCAGAGCAGGAGTTACCAGATTCAGAATTTTCAACTGTGGATTATCCTAATCCAGAAGATAGTAAAGCATTCAGATTAGCTATAGATTTAGCTAAAAAGGAAGATGCTAGTTTAATTATAGGTACGGATCCAGACTGTGATAGGATAGGGGCTGTTGTAAAGGATAAGAATGGTGAGTATGCAATTCTTACAGGTAATCAGATAGGAGTACTTTTAGTTAATTATATACTTGAAGCACTTAAGGAAGATGATAAATTGCCGTCGAAAGGTGTTATAGTAAAAACTATAGTAACAAGTGAGATGGGAGCCAATATTGCTAAAGAATATGGTATCGAAACTATAAACACATTAACTGGATTTAAATATATAGGAGAAAAAATAAATCAATTTGAAAGGGCCGGAGAAAAGGTCTTTTTATTTGGATATGAAGAAAGTTATGGATACTTAGCTGGAACACATGCCAGAGATAAGGATGCAGTTGTAGCGTCTATGCTTATATGTGAAATGGCTGCATACTATTATTCAAATGGAAAGAATCTATATGATGTCTTAGTAGATTTATATAATAAATATGGATATTATTTAGAAGATTTAAAATCTATAACTTTAGAAGGAAAAGATGGTTTAGAAAAAATAAATAATATAATGAGGTTTTTTAGATATAACTCTTTAAATAATATAGGAGATAAAAGAATTCTATATATAGATGACTATGAATTACAGCGAAGAACTTATTTAGATGATTATAATAATTCTGAACAAATAACATTACCTAAAGCTAATGTTATAAAGTTTATATTGGATAATGAAAGTTGGATATGTGTAAGACCTTCTGGGACAGAGCCAAAGCTTAAAATATATTGTGGAGTTAAAGAAAATTCATTGGAGAAAGGTAAAGAGCTTTTAGCTAAATCTATTGCTTGGGTGGAAGAAATGATACAAAGGATGTAGTTAAAGGGGCTGTAAATATGGATAAAATAACTTTAGATTATTCGCATGTGCTTAAGTTTATAGAGAAATATGAAATAGCTAGTTTAAGAAAAAAAGTAAATTTATGCCATGATATGTTGCATAAAAGAGCTGGAAAGCACAAGCAGTGTTTAGGCTGGGTTGACTTTACTAATAACTTTGATATAAATGAGTTTGAAATGATTAGAGTTGCTGCTGAAAGAATTAAAAATCAATCCGATGTATTTATTGTAGTAGGTATAGGCGGATCGTACTTAGGAGCAAGAGCAGCTATAGAAATGTTAAATCATAGTTTTTATAATGATCTACCTAAGAACAAAAGAAAAGGACCTAAAATATATTTTGCAGGTCATAATATGAGTTCAACTTATTTTAATAATCTATTAGATATAATAGAAGACCAAGATGTATGTATTAATGTTATATCAAAATCTGGAACAACTACAGAGCCAGCAATTGCTTTTAGGATATTAAAAGAATATATGGAGAATAAATACGGTAAAAATGAAGCTAGTAAACGAATATATGTCACCACAGATAAAAATAAGGGTGCTCTTAAGAAGCTTGCAGATCAAGAAGGATATGAAACCTTTGTAGTTCCTGATGATATAGGAGGCAGATACTCTGTATTGACTCCTGTAGGCTTACTTCCAATGGCTGTAGCAGGAATAGATATACATGAAGTTATAAAAGGTGCTAAAATGGCATATAGTGATTTAAGTAGCAAGAGTATTGAGCAAAATCCTTCTTATCAATATGCTGTTATAAGAAACATATTATATTCTAAAGGAAAGACAACTGAGATTTTGGTTAACTATGAACCTAATTTATTTTACTTTGGTGAATGGTTTAAGCAGTTGCTTGGAGAGAGTGAAGGTAAACAGGGTAAAGGGATATTTCCTACATCAATGAATTTTGTAACAGATTTACATTCAATGGGACAGTATGTACAACAAGGTAGGCGAAACATATTTGAAACTGTGCTTAATGTGGAAAAATCCAAAGAAGAAGTTTTAATTAAAGAAGTTAATGATAATATAGATGAATTAAATTATCTAAGTGGAAAAAAATTAGATTTCATCAATAAAAAGGCTATGGAGGGAGCTCTATCTGCTCATGTAGATGGAGGTGTGCCGAATCTTATTATTAATATTCCAGAAATATCACCATATTATTTTGGATACTTATCATATTTTTTTATGAAAGCTTGTGGAATGAGTGGGTATTTGCTAGGTGTGAATCCGTTTAATCAGCCAGGGGTTGAAGTTTATAAAAGAAATTTATTTAAGCTTTTAGGTAAGTCTGGATACGAAGAAGAATATAAAGTAGAGATAATACCAATGTATGATGAAAACCTAAGTTAAGATATAATAAATGCTATGATAAAAGATTTGTATTAATTAATGAAAGGAGTTTATGTTATGGACATAGCAGCTTTATCAATGGGTTTAAGTCAAATGAATCTATACCAACAAGCTAGCATTTCAGTTATAAAAATGGCTATGGATACTACTAAAGTACAGGCAGTAGATTTGACACAAATGTTAGAGATTAATACTAAAATAATGGAGCAATCGATCAATCCGCATATAGGAGGAAATATTGATATTAGATTATAAAGATCCTTTTTAGGGTCTTTTTTTGTTAAGATACTGCAACAAAAAGCTTTGGCGTTTACTTATAGCAATACTTGTAGCGCTATGTTATTATAAATATGTGGATTAACAAGTAGATAGTTTTTATAGTATAAAAATAAGGGGGAGAGATTATGAAAAAAATATGTAATAAGGCATCAAAAAAGGGTATAGTTGCTGTATTATTGACATTTATGATGATGTTAACTACAATTATTCCAGTTTGGGCTCAGCAACCGCAGCAAACTACTGATATTAGTCAATGGGCTATAGGAGCTTTGAATGAGGGAGAAAGGTATGGCATTTATCCTGTTGAATGGTACTATGACGGCTTTAGATCTGAAATTTCTCAAGAACGATTAGAGATTTTACTGACACACACTGATAATAAAATAGCATCATTAGGATTAAACAAGAAACAGGATTTTGTTCCAGTTTCATATAAGGCTGATAGTACACGAGGCGATGTACTAATAAGGATGTATAATATTTTAGCTCAATATGATCTGCCTATAGGAGAATTACCTGTGGATTATATGAAAGAGCGAGGTATATTACAGGGAACATCTAAAGGTTTAGAGCTAGATCAAATCTGCACTACAGAACAGGCAGTAATACTTGCTACTAGATTAGTGGAAGATACATATAATTTACTAGATGCAGGTTCAAAGGGATTTGCTTGGGAAGTAGAGCATAATGGTAATATTATTTATTTTTTAGGGTCGATTCACATAGGTAATAATGAACTTTATCCTATAAACCAAAGATTAAAGCAAGCATTTAATGAATCTGATGCTTTGATTGTAGAAGCTAATTTGTTTGATCAAGAAGGTGGAATGGAATATTTTTTAGAAAAATCTACATATCAGGATGACACTACTTTAAAGGATAATATTAGCCAAGAGACATATGAGAAGGCATTAAAAGTATTTGAAAAATTGGATCTACCAGAAGAGGTTTATAATCAAATTAAGCCATGGAGAGTAGCAAATGACTTAAGTGTAATTTCCATGACTAGCTCAGAAGAGCCTCAAATGGCATCTCAATCAGCTGGTTTAGGAATGGATATATATTTCCTTACTAAGGCTTTAGTTACTCAAAAGCCAATTCAGGAGCTAGAGGGTATAAAATATCAAGCGGATTTATTTGATGGATTATCACATGAATTTCAAGAAGAATATTTGAATGCTATATTAGATAGTATTTTAGATCCGCAAACTAATGAAGCTCCTGATTCTGCTCAAATGTTAGACGAATGGCTAAAGCAATGGAGAAATGGAGATGTTGAAGGATTTACTAGTGACTATAATGGAATTACTGAAGAATCCGAAAATGAGCTTACTAATATGTTATTTGGCAAGAGAGACAAGAATATGGCAGAGAGAATAAGCACTATTTTAGAATCAGAAGAAAAAGGCACATACTTTGTTGTAGTAGGGGCAGGTCATTTTGTACGAGATAATACAGTAATTCATCAATTAAGAGAAAAGGGCTACAATGTTGAAGTATTTCAGTAAATAATGTTTATTACAGTTTTTATACTTATAAACAGGTTCTGATATTTGTTATAATTAATATTAAATGGACAAAGACTTATATCTTTGTCCCTTCAGCTTAAAGCAATTAAATAAAAATAAATATGAAGGGGGATTACCTTATGAATTACAAAATGCTACATACTTGTATAAGAGTAATGGATTTAGAAAAGTCTTTGAAATTTTACAATGAAGCATTAGGACTTGTTGAAACTAGAAGAAAAGATTTTCCAGAACATGAATTTACTTTAGTATTTTTGAGTGATCAATCAGAGCAGTATGAATTAGAGCTAACATATAATTATAATCCAGATAAACCTTATGAAATAGGAAATGGATTTAGTCACATTGCAGTTGCAGTAGCTGACTTAGAAGGTTCTCAAAAAAGACATAAAGAAATGGGATACAAGGTTACAGAATTAATTGGACTACCAGGTGAGCTGCCTAGATATTATTTTGTAACTGATCCAGATGGATATGATGTAGAAGTGATAAGGGCTACTAAATAAAGTCTATATTTATATTAGATAATAAAGATTCTGTTTAGGATCTTTATTATTTTGCACCTTAACTTATCATATTGTTAATAAAATGTTTATCTTTTTATAAATCGGGTAATTAAGATATGTATTAAGCAACTAAGGAGGAAAATTGGGGTGGATAAAAATATTGATTTCAATGGATTAATTGAAGAGGTAGGAAAATGTTGTCTGTCTGAAGAATCTTGTGGGACATGCGAAAAAGAGCTTTGTCTAGTAGGATACTGTAAGCAATCATTATTGACTGCATTTAAGCAGAAAGATGAGTTTATAGATAATGGCATGGATGATATACCCTATGAAGATACGAAATTATATGATGACGAAAGAATTATTGATGCAATCGGATTTATTTTAAATCAATGTAAGAACTGTCAACTGTATCATGATGAGGACTGTATTATTAATATTATTAGAAGCTCTATGGAAGTTGCACTTTTAGGCGATCATATTGATTATAAGGGAAGTACATTAATGTATTTTTCTGACTTAGGTAATAAAAACAAAGAAATTTCACAAAAAATATATTCTGCTTTTAAGCGGGTTAATAAATAGGAGGAATTTGAAATGGAGAAGTTAAGCTTAGTTACAGAAAATATAATTGGAGAAACAAAGGGAACAGCTTTAGAAAGAATAGTTAAGCAAAACTTTAACGGAGAGACCAGTGAAGTTGGTATATATTTAGCTATGGCAAGATTAGCTCAAAGACAAGGGTATCCAGAAATAGCAGAAGTATTAAAGACGATTGCCTGGGAAGAAGCAGAGCATGCGGCAGTTTTTGCGGAATTCAATGGAATGATTCAAGAAGATATATTTGATAATTTAAAACAGATGTTAGAAGGAGAAACCTTTGCAAACAACGGTAAAAAAGAGGCAGCAGATAAGGCGGAAGAACTAGGAATTACTTCTGTTAGAGACTATTTCAATCTATCAGCTAAGGATGAAGCTAGACATGCTAGAATGTTAGAAGGTATCTTAAAGCGCTTTGATAAACTGTAGTAGAAAGTAATTAAATATAATTAGATTAGAAGGAAGCAGATGGACAGATTATTTGCTTCCTTTCATTGTGCAACTGTGCTATATATTTATATATTATCATGCAAGGTGTTAGATATAAAGATATGTGATAATTACTTCATTTATAATATTTTGTGGTAATATATAATTAAGAGGTGATTTTGTGACTTATCAAATATGCAAAAGGTGTAGTAAAATGTTTGAGAAAAATGGGAAAATATACTGTAAAGATTGTTTTGAAAAGAATGAAAGAGAATACGATTTAATTATTAATCATATAAAAAAACATCCCAATGCAACTGTATTAGATATTATTACAGAAACATCAGTGTCTCTTAAAAGTATTAATTGCTTTGTTGAAGAAGGCGGTATTGTTTATGTGGAAAATAAACTAAAGGTTGAAGATAATGATGAAAAACCTAGGATATCTGATAGAACGTTAATGAAAAGAAGTAAGTTTCACTTAACAAGATAATTTGATTATTAGAGGAGTTATTAAAAACTAGACTATTATACTATATATAACAGGGCGTAAATCATTTAAAGTATAGTTAGGAGTAAAATATCCCACTGATAGGAGTGAGATTAAGGTGAAACTAACATTAGAAGAAATTACTAGAAGAGTGGTTGACATACCTGCCTTGCCTAAAGTAACAAATGATATTATGAGGCTAACAGAAGATCCAGATTCGAATGTTCAAGATATTGAACGAGTCATTATGAAGGATCAGAGTTTAACTACTAGAATTTTACGGTTAGCTAATTCGGCCCACTATGGTTATCCTAGAAGAATTAGCACCATTTCAGAAGCCTCTGTTTTATTAGGATTTCAAGCTATAAGGAGTATTACATTAACTGCATCAGTTAATGGTTTACTAATGAAAGAGGTTAGCGGTTATGGATTGAAAGAAAATGAACTTTGGAGACAGTCTCAATCTTGTGCAATTATATCTAGACATATAGCTAAAAAGTTACGTTTTGCAAAGGTGGATCAAGCATATGTAGCAGGATTGCTTCGTGATATTGGCAAGGTAATAGTTAGTTATTATTTAAATGATCATTTTAAACAGATTATGACTATGGTTGAAAGTGACGGGATATCATTTTTAGAAGCAGAAGAGAAGGTTTTGGGTTTCCATCATGGGCAAGTTGGAGCAGAAGTCGCAAAAAAGTGGAATTTACCTGAAGAACTAGTGGAGGCCATTGAGTACCATCATAGTCCTGAGGAAGCAACTATAAACTTTAAACTTACATCAATTATTCATCTGGCAGATGCTATTGTAATGATGATGGGGATCGGATTAGGCGTAGATGGAATGATCTATAATTTGTCTCAAGAAACTCTCCAGGCTCTTGGTGTTGATGGACTTATGTTAGAGCAACTAATATCAGAAGTTTCAGATTTATTAGTGGATGAAGATGCTTTTTAGATAGAATAGAATAATTGGAAATAATAATAGGAACAGAAAACTGTTCCTATTATTATTTCTCTAAAGATTTGCCTTCTTTAGACCACTTATCCAGTTTTTCCATAACAAGTCTATATGTTTCTTTAGATACTTCTGGTAGTTGACCCAATATTGACTCTGCTTGTTTAAATCCTTCTTCTATAGCATCTCTTAATTTATCTAACTTTTCAACATCTCCGCCAGATATCGCTTTTGCAAAATCTACTATACGGTCACTCACTGCTTCAGCACTGAGAGGGCCACCAGGTGCTATCATACTTTGTGCTTCAAGTCTAGTTGGTTCATCAATTTGGATTCCAGCCCATTCTTCTGAAGTAATAGTTTTTAGAGAATGGCCTTGTTTAAGTAGAAGTTTTTCTATTAGTCCCCTAAGATGAGCATATGCTTCCTCGCTTTGTCTTTTAAGTTTTGCTACAGCTTCATGGTCATATACATGGCCTGTCTTTTGGTACGTAACAGGCTTATCGTCTTTAGAAGGTTCATATTTTACGGCTTCTTCTACAGGCTTTTCAC encodes:
- a CDS encoding glucose-6-phosphate isomerase; translated protein: MDKITLDYSHVLKFIEKYEIASLRKKVNLCHDMLHKRAGKHKQCLGWVDFTNNFDINEFEMIRVAAERIKNQSDVFIVVGIGGSYLGARAAIEMLNHSFYNDLPKNKRKGPKIYFAGHNMSSTYFNNLLDIIEDQDVCINVISKSGTTTEPAIAFRILKEYMENKYGKNEASKRIYVTTDKNKGALKKLADQEGYETFVVPDDIGGRYSVLTPVGLLPMAVAGIDIHEVIKGAKMAYSDLSSKSIEQNPSYQYAVIRNILYSKGKTTEILVNYEPNLFYFGEWFKQLLGESEGKQGKGIFPTSMNFVTDLHSMGQYVQQGRRNIFETVLNVEKSKEEVLIKEVNDNIDELNYLSGKKLDFINKKAMEGALSAHVDGGVPNLIINIPEISPYYFGYLSYFFMKACGMSGYLLGVNPFNQPGVEVYKRNLFKLLGKSGYEEEYKVEIIPMYDENLS
- a CDS encoding ferritin-like domain-containing protein; the encoded protein is MEKLSLVTENIIGETKGTALERIVKQNFNGETSEVGIYLAMARLAQRQGYPEIAEVLKTIAWEEAEHAAVFAEFNGMIQEDIFDNLKQMLEGETFANNGKKEAADKAEELGITSVRDYFNLSAKDEARHARMLEGILKRFDKL
- a CDS encoding YjfB family protein — its product is MDIAALSMGLSQMNLYQQASISVIKMAMDTTKVQAVDLTQMLEINTKIMEQSINPHIGGNIDIRL
- a CDS encoding TraB/GumN family protein codes for the protein MKKICNKASKKGIVAVLLTFMMMLTTIIPVWAQQPQQTTDISQWAIGALNEGERYGIYPVEWYYDGFRSEISQERLEILLTHTDNKIASLGLNKKQDFVPVSYKADSTRGDVLIRMYNILAQYDLPIGELPVDYMKERGILQGTSKGLELDQICTTEQAVILATRLVEDTYNLLDAGSKGFAWEVEHNGNIIYFLGSIHIGNNELYPINQRLKQAFNESDALIVEANLFDQEGGMEYFLEKSTYQDDTTLKDNISQETYEKALKVFEKLDLPEEVYNQIKPWRVANDLSVISMTSSEEPQMASQSAGLGMDIYFLTKALVTQKPIQELEGIKYQADLFDGLSHEFQEEYLNAILDSILDPQTNEAPDSAQMLDEWLKQWRNGDVEGFTSDYNGITEESENELTNMLFGKRDKNMAERISTILESEEKGTYFVVVGAGHFVRDNTVIHQLREKGYNVEVFQ
- a CDS encoding phospho-sugar mutase; translation: MNRNIFNNYKLWLESPFIDEVTKIELESIKEDKKEIEDRFFKELEFGTAGLRGVIGAGTNRINKYTVRKVTQGLADYIKTTGESGKSRGVVIAYDSRRMSMEFAEETALVLAGNGIKSYLFKDLRPTPQLSFAIRYLNCISGIVITASHNPKEYNGYKVYWEDGAQIAAKEAEGIIDSIACVKDFGSIKMLEKGEAKGKGLLVYLDEIIDTAYIEEVKKQSLRRDIVKNISDDFKVVFTPLHGTGNIPVRRVLNEIGFKNVLVVPEQELPDSEFSTVDYPNPEDSKAFRLAIDLAKKEDASLIIGTDPDCDRIGAVVKDKNGEYAILTGNQIGVLLVNYILEALKEDDKLPSKGVIVKTIVTSEMGANIAKEYGIETINTLTGFKYIGEKINQFERAGEKVFLFGYEESYGYLAGTHARDKDAVVASMLICEMAAYYYSNGKNLYDVLVDLYNKYGYYLEDLKSITLEGKDGLEKINNIMRFFRYNSLNNIGDKRILYIDDYELQRRTYLDDYNNSEQITLPKANVIKFILDNESWICVRPSGTEPKLKIYCGVKENSLEKGKELLAKSIAWVEEMIQRM
- the gloA gene encoding lactoylglutathione lyase, with product MNYKMLHTCIRVMDLEKSLKFYNEALGLVETRRKDFPEHEFTLVFLSDQSEQYELELTYNYNPDKPYEIGNGFSHIAVAVADLEGSQKRHKEMGYKVTELIGLPGELPRYYFVTDPDGYDVEVIRATK